TGTTGGTGGCCACGTTGTCAAGGAAGCGGTGGTCGTGGGAGATGACCACCACCGGACCGGGAAAGTCCTGGAGAAACTTCTCGAGCCAGCGGATCGACAGGATGTCGAGGTGGTTGGTCGGCTCGTCGAGCAGCAGGACGTCGGGCGCGCCCGCGAGCACCTGCGCCAGCAGCACCCGCAACTTGAATCCACCGGACAGCGTGGACAGCGGCTTACGATGGCTCTCGGTGGGGATTCCGAGCCCCTCCAGGATCTCGGCGGCGCGCGCTTCCGCGGTATAACCATCGAGCCGCTGGATCGTCTCCTCAAGCACCGAGAAGCGGTCGGCATCGAAGTGCTCGTGCGCGTTGGCGAGGAGGCGCTCCTTCTCCACCATTGCCTTCCACAGCTCCGGGTTCCCCATGAGCGTGACCGCGAGGACCTCCTCGTCCTCGTAGAGGAACTGGTCCTGGCGCAGCACCCCGAGGCGCAGCGACTTCGGGACCGACACCGTCCCGTCGCTCGGCTCCACGTCGCCGCTGAGGATGTTGAGCAGCGTGGTCTTGCCGGAGCCGTTGGCTCCGACCAGACCGTAGCGCTCCCCCGGGTTCAACTGGAAGGACGCACCGGCGAAAAGAGTGCGATCGCCGAAGGACTTGGCCAGGTTCGAAACGGAAATCATCAACAGCCACTCAAGGGGTACCGGGGAGAGTGCCTCTCCCTACTCGATGGTCACGAAGACGTTCCCCTCCTCGTCGACCCGCACGGGATAGGTGCGGAGCGGCGTCACCGCCGGCAGGCCGAGGACTCGCCCGGTGCAGACGTCATAGGTGGCGCCGTGCCACGGGCATTCCAGCACCCCGTCGTCCACCTCCCCGCCATCCAGGGGCAGGTCCTCGTGCGTACAGATGCCGTCCAGGGCGTAGACCTCGTCGTCCACCAAACAGAGAACGATCTCGCGCCCCGCAACCACGAACTCACGAGCCTCGGTAGTGGAGAGCTGGCTACGGGTGGCGGCGAAGTATTCCATGGTCTGCTATTCCGTTCGGAAAGGAGTTAGGAGTTGGGAGGCGCGTCAGATTCGCCCAGACTATACGCTAGCTCCCGCGGCTCAGGCGCCCGTGATGCTGATCACACGCATTCTGGCTCCTGGCTTCCCCTTCTGGCTCCCAGCTTCTCCTCGACTCGGAATGGAAGCGGGAAGTCGGCCCCCGAGAACTCCTGACTCCTAACTCCTAGCTCCCTCAACTCCCTCAACTCCTCACCTCCCACCCCTCCGCCTCCACATGCTCCGCTTCCATGATTTCCTCGAGCCTCCTGACCACTTCCGGATGCTCCGCGGCCACATTGCGCGTCTCTCCGGGGTCGGTCTCGAGATCGTAGAGCTCGATCGGTCCTTCGAAGATCGGCTTCCGCACACCCTTCCAACGGCCCATGCGCACGGCCTGGGCGCCGCCGCGCTCGTAGAACTCCCAGTAGAGGGCGTCGTGCTGCTCCTGCTCACCGCTCCTGCCCAGCAGAGTAGGAAGCAGGCTGACCCCATCAGTCTCCACCGGAAGCTCGGCTCCTAGCAGGTCCGCCACCGTCGCCATGAAGTCACCGCCGTAGCCGATGTGATCGGACACGCTACCCGCCGACACCCGTCCCGGCCACCAGGCGATCATCGGCACCCGGATCCCTCCCTCGTACAGATCGCGCTTGATGCCCCGCAGCGGGCCGTTGCTGTCGAAGAAGTCGGCGTCGTGCCCGCCTTCCTGGTGCGGCCCGTTGTCGGACGTGAAGATCACCAGAGTCTTCTCCGCGATTCCCAGCTCCCGCAGATGGTCGAGGAGGCGCCCCACGTCGGCGTCCATCCGCGAGATCATGGCCGCAAATCCCTTCTCGGTCGCCGGCCAGTCGGTAGCCGCGTACTGCCCCAGATCGGGCACCTCCAACCCCTTCTCCGCCGGAGCGTTCGCGTTGGGATGGGTCGCCTCGTTGTTGGCGTGGGGAATGGTGAGCGCGAGGTAGAGGAAGAAGGGCCGGTCGCGGTTCTCCGTCACGAAGTCGAGCGCCTCCGCGGCGAAGAGATCGTGGGAGTAGTCGACCCGCCGCGTCGCTACGCCCGCGCCGGGCGCCCGTCCCAGTGGCTGTACCTCGTTCCTCAGCTCGACCCGCTGCTCGTTCCGGTAGAGGAACTCCGGGTAGTAGTTGTGCGCGTGCGATTGGTTGAGATACCCGAAGGAGTAGTCGAACCCCTGGGCGGAAGGGCGACCCGGCTGATCCGTCTCTCCCAAGCCCCACTTACCGATCAGGGCGGTCCGATAGCCGTTGGCGTGCAGCAGCTCGGCGAGGGTGAAGTCCTCGTCCTGCAGCGTCTGAAGCGCTCGCGCTCCGTTCCCGCGGACGCGGGTGTGCCCGGTGTGCAGCCCGGTCATCAGCACGCTGCGAGAGGGCGCGCACACCGTGCTCCCCGCATAGAACTGCGTGAAGCGCATCCCCTCCGCCGCCATCCGGTCGAGGCTCGGGGTGGCGATCCGCTCCTGCCCGTAGACCCCCAGATCGCCGTACCCCAGATCGTCCGCCACGATGAAGACGATGTTCGGTGGTGCCGCGTCCGGCGCGGGGGTCGATGAGGGCGCCGCGCACGCACCCGCCACCAGGAGGAGAGCAAGCCCGCTAACGAGCCTGGATGGAATTCCTTTGCGCATGTTTCGTCGTCCTCTCGGCTCCGCGATGCCTCCGCGGATAGAGTTCGCCCACTCGCCCCGCGTCATCAGCCGCGAACGCTGACCTCGCGCCGACCCAGCAGCCACATCCCGCCCGCGAACCCGCAGAGGATCAGGAAGATGGCGATCGAGTACGAGGCATTCTTGGCGCTCGCGCCGGCAAAGGCGTAGAGGATGGCCGGCGGCAGGTTGCCCAGGAAAACGGAGATGAGGAAGCGCACCCACCCCATAGGGGTGGTCCCCGCCAGGATCCCGATCGTCTCGGCTACGATCGGCACGGGGCGGCTCACCAGCACAGCCATCGCTCCCCAGCGCTGAAAGAAGTGATCGGCTCGCTCCCGTTCACGGTCGGAGATGCGCGCCATCAACCAGGGAGCCCCTCGCCGCCCCAGCCAGAAAGCCAGGATGCCCCCGAGCAGCGTGCTCAGCAGGGTGGCTACCGACCCCCCGAACGTGCCCAGGAGCGCACCGTTGGCTACCATGAGCAGGCTCGACGGGATCGGCAGCAGCACGTCCCCCACCAGGAGGACGTTGAGCAGCAACACGGCGCTCGTCCACGCGTGATGCTGGATCCATTCGGTGCCGGTGAACAGCGGGATATCCAGCGCCGTCGCCACCAGGAAGGCGGCGAGGAAGAAGAGCATCAGGGAGAGGACCAGCAGTGCGTACCGGCTCATCTCAGCTATCTTGAAAGGGGTGATTGGTCCGGGCGTGCGGGAGAAGATGCCCCGCACGCGTACGGCTTTGCAACACGAGAGTTCCACCTCCCTCCGTCCGAAGACGATTGAGCCCATGCACAAGCCGATACCGAAACCGGTCGATCCGGCCGAAGTGCCCGCGCTGGCCCGCGACCTCATGCGCGTGGCCAAGTTCCCGCTCCTGGCCACTGTAGACGGAGACCAGCCGCGTGTCCGCCCCGTCTCCCCGGTGCGTACGGAGAACTTCACCGTCTACGTGGCTAACCTGCGAGGGTACCACAAGACGGAGGAGATCGCCGCCAACCCGCGCGTGGAGCTCTGTTACGTCGACCACGAGCACAACCAGGTGCGCATCACCGGCATCGCCGAAGTGCTGCGGGACGACTCGCTCCTGCATGAGATCTGGAGCACGAACCCGCTCTTGCGGTATTACCTCGGAGAGGCTGACAACCCCGAGCTGATCGTCTACCGGATCATCCCCATCCGCGTCCGCTACATGCGCGAGTGGGCGCTCGAGTATCACGAGGTGCCGGTAGAGGAGCTGGCGTAGGCGAGACGTGTGGCGAGCCGTCGATCCGGCTCAGCCAGCCAGGGGCCAGAGCAGCCAACTGGGCGCGAAGGAAGGTTTTGCGCTCAAAGATTTGATTTGCAGGATCCGACCACGGAGATTCCTTCGGCGCCCACTGCCGTCAAGCAACTCGCCCGCGTCTTCGCACGAATCAACCTGTCAGAATCGTACATGCTGCCCAAAGTCATCGTCCGCGACCTGCGCAAGCGCTACGGCGACGTCGAAGCGGTAAGGGGCGTGAGCTTCGAGGTGCACGAAGGCGAGATCCTGGGGATCCTTGGCCCCAACGGGGCGGGAAAGACCACAACTGTCGAGTGCATCCTGGGACTGCGCCGACCCGACGCGGGGTCCATCGAGGTGTGCGGCATCGACGCGCTGCGGCATCCGAAGGAGGTGAAGCAGCGGATCGGAGCAACGCTGCAGACGACGGCCCTGCAGGACCGGATCACCCCGACGGAGGCGCTGGCTCTCTTCGGATCGTTCTACCGGGAACGCGAGGATCCCGCCGCGCTGCTCGAGCGCTTCGCCCTGACCGACAAGGCCAAGGCACCCTTCGACACCCTTTCCGGTGGCCAGCGGCAACGCCTCGCCCTGGCCCTAGCGTTCGTGAACCGGCCGGAGCTGGTCTTCCTCGACGAGCCCACGACCGGACTGGACGCGCGGGCGCGCCGGGATCTGCACGGGGATATCCGCCGCATGAAAGAGGATGGTCACACCCTGCTCCTCACCACCCACTATATCGACGAGGCGGAGGAGCTGTGCGACCGCATCGCGGTGATCGACTGCGGGAGGATCATCGCCACCGGAACGCCACAGGAGCTGATCGCCGCCGCCGGCC
This sequence is a window from Longimicrobiaceae bacterium. Protein-coding genes within it:
- a CDS encoding ABC transporter ATP-binding protein — protein: MLPKVIVRDLRKRYGDVEAVRGVSFEVHEGEILGILGPNGAGKTTTVECILGLRRPDAGSIEVCGIDALRHPKEVKQRIGATLQTTALQDRITPTEALALFGSFYREREDPAALLERFALTDKAKAPFDTLSGGQRQRLALALAFVNRPELVFLDEPTTGLDARARRDLHGDIRRMKEDGHTLLLTTHYIDEAEELCDRIAVIDCGRIIATGTPQELIAAAGLHARVFLSADAPLDGELLERLPGVRGVEVRGNEASFEAQRPATALAALTSGLGERGIELVDLTVRQARLEDVYLGLTSGSASQETPSSAAQTLPA
- a CDS encoding pyridoxamine 5'-phosphate oxidase family protein; amino-acid sequence: MHKPIPKPVDPAEVPALARDLMRVAKFPLLATVDGDQPRVRPVSPVRTENFTVYVANLRGYHKTEEIAANPRVELCYVDHEHNQVRITGIAEVLRDDSLLHEIWSTNPLLRYYLGEADNPELIVYRIIPIRVRYMREWALEYHEVPVEELA
- a CDS encoding non-heme iron oxygenase ferredoxin subunit, whose product is MEYFAATRSQLSTTEAREFVVAGREIVLCLVDDEVYALDGICTHEDLPLDGGEVDDGVLECPWHGATYDVCTGRVLGLPAVTPLRTYPVRVDEEGNVFVTIE
- a CDS encoding arylsulfatase translates to MRKGIPSRLVSGLALLLVAGACAAPSSTPAPDAAPPNIVFIVADDLGYGDLGVYGQERIATPSLDRMAAEGMRFTQFYAGSTVCAPSRSVLMTGLHTGHTRVRGNGARALQTLQDEDFTLAELLHANGYRTALIGKWGLGETDQPGRPSAQGFDYSFGYLNQSHAHNYYPEFLYRNEQRVELRNEVQPLGRAPGAGVATRRVDYSHDLFAAEALDFVTENRDRPFFLYLALTIPHANNEATHPNANAPAEKGLEVPDLGQYAATDWPATEKGFAAMISRMDADVGRLLDHLRELGIAEKTLVIFTSDNGPHQEGGHDADFFDSNGPLRGIKRDLYEGGIRVPMIAWWPGRVSAGSVSDHIGYGGDFMATVADLLGAELPVETDGVSLLPTLLGRSGEQEQHDALYWEFYERGGAQAVRMGRWKGVRKPIFEGPIELYDLETDPGETRNVAAEHPEVVRRLEEIMEAEHVEAEGWEVRS
- a CDS encoding VTT domain-containing protein, with protein sequence MSRYALLVLSLMLFFLAAFLVATALDIPLFTGTEWIQHHAWTSAVLLLNVLLVGDVLLPIPSSLLMVANGALLGTFGGSVATLLSTLLGGILAFWLGRRGAPWLMARISDRERERADHFFQRWGAMAVLVSRPVPIVAETIGILAGTTPMGWVRFLISVFLGNLPPAILYAFAGASAKNASYSIAIFLILCGFAGGMWLLGRREVSVRG